The Candidatus Eremiobacteraceae bacterium genome contains a region encoding:
- the dnaJ gene encoding molecular chaperone DnaJ, producing the protein MATHRDLYEILGLARGASDEDIKKAYRTLARKHHPDVVRDGDKSAAETKFKEINGAYAILSDPQKRSQYDRFGTIPGAAGQGAGGFGAGFGGEGIGDIFDLFFGAASAGGRRRAGPARGADLRYDIEVSFEEVLSGATRQIKFTRPARCNACRGSGSADGHAPTTCPECHGQGQVRAVRQTPLGQFMTTGTCLKCGGTGGVITSPCKTCKGSGRRDELQQVEVKVPAGVDEGSRVRFQGLGEAGERGGAYGDLYVYINIKPHDIFERDGPDLHCDTAISFTQAALGAKLELEALDGTATIDLPAGTQNGTTFRIGGRGLPRMQRGARGDLIVNVFVRVPKKLSRKQRELLEEFARAGGEESEDRGFFKRVKEAFGGE; encoded by the coding sequence GTGGCGACACATCGCGACCTTTACGAGATCCTCGGCCTTGCGCGCGGCGCGAGCGATGAGGATATCAAGAAAGCGTACCGGACGCTTGCACGCAAGCACCATCCCGACGTCGTCCGCGACGGCGATAAGTCGGCGGCCGAGACGAAGTTCAAAGAGATCAACGGGGCGTACGCGATCCTTTCCGATCCGCAAAAGCGGTCGCAATACGATCGCTTCGGCACGATCCCGGGCGCGGCCGGCCAAGGCGCAGGGGGCTTCGGCGCAGGCTTCGGCGGCGAAGGCATCGGCGACATCTTCGATCTGTTCTTCGGAGCCGCGAGCGCCGGCGGACGACGTCGAGCAGGTCCCGCACGCGGTGCCGACCTTCGCTACGACATCGAGGTCTCGTTCGAAGAAGTATTGAGCGGCGCGACGCGCCAGATCAAATTCACGCGCCCTGCGCGCTGCAACGCTTGCCGCGGGAGCGGATCGGCCGACGGTCACGCGCCGACGACGTGCCCCGAATGTCACGGTCAGGGTCAGGTGCGCGCAGTGCGGCAAACGCCGCTCGGCCAGTTCATGACGACCGGCACGTGCCTCAAGTGCGGCGGTACGGGTGGCGTCATCACGTCGCCGTGCAAGACATGCAAGGGCTCTGGTCGGCGCGACGAGCTGCAGCAGGTCGAAGTGAAGGTGCCGGCGGGCGTCGATGAAGGATCGCGCGTCCGCTTCCAAGGTCTTGGCGAAGCGGGCGAGCGCGGCGGCGCGTACGGCGATCTGTACGTCTACATCAATATCAAGCCGCACGACATCTTCGAGCGCGACGGGCCGGACCTCCATTGCGACACGGCGATCTCGTTCACGCAAGCGGCGCTCGGTGCGAAGCTCGAGCTCGAAGCGCTCGACGGCACCGCGACGATCGATCTGCCGGCCGGCACGCAGAACGGCACGACCTTCCGCATCGGCGGCCGCGGCCTGCCGAGGATGCAGCGCGGTGCTCGGGGGGATCTCATCGTCAACGTATTCGTCCGCGTGCCGAAGAAGCTCAGCCGCAAGCAGCGCGAGCTGCTCGAGGAATTCGCGCGCGCCGGCGGCGAGGAGTCGGAGGATCGCGGCTTCTTCAAGCGCGTCAAAGAAGCGTTCGGCGGCGAATGA
- the accD gene encoding acetyl-CoA carboxylase, carboxyltransferase subunit beta, with protein sequence MAPTPNWLRRRAPKPEASSDPLWVVCPECNERVYKKDLAERLFVCPKCGHHFRLGSLDRVALLADGDFHEIGANLVTGDPLQWVDRMPYPQKTAQDRSKSGMLESIVVGTCRIGGIDVGLGVMDFAFRGGTMGSVVGEKIAMLLEECGRRKVPAVLVCASGGARMEEGVIALMQMAKTSLAVQRLGALGVPFVTVLTDPTTGGVSASFGFQADVIIAETGAAIGFAGRRVIDQTIRQKLPEGFQSAEFLLEHGQVDMVVRRTELKGCLTNVLRLLTMKVPA encoded by the coding sequence GTGGCGCCAACACCGAACTGGCTGCGACGCCGCGCTCCGAAACCGGAAGCGTCATCCGACCCGTTGTGGGTCGTCTGCCCCGAGTGCAACGAGCGGGTCTACAAGAAGGACCTAGCCGAGCGCTTGTTCGTCTGCCCCAAGTGCGGCCATCATTTCCGGCTCGGCTCGCTCGATCGCGTCGCGCTGCTCGCCGACGGTGACTTCCACGAGATCGGCGCCAACCTCGTCACAGGCGATCCGTTGCAGTGGGTCGACCGGATGCCGTATCCGCAGAAGACCGCGCAAGATCGTTCGAAGTCCGGCATGCTCGAGAGCATCGTCGTCGGCACATGCCGAATCGGCGGCATCGACGTCGGGCTCGGCGTCATGGATTTCGCTTTCCGCGGCGGCACGATGGGCAGCGTCGTCGGCGAGAAGATCGCGATGCTGCTCGAAGAGTGCGGACGCCGCAAGGTGCCCGCGGTCCTCGTCTGCGCATCGGGCGGCGCACGCATGGAAGAAGGCGTCATCGCGCTCATGCAGATGGCGAAGACGAGCCTCGCCGTACAGCGGCTCGGCGCGCTCGGCGTGCCCTTCGTCACGGTCCTCACCGATCCGACGACGGGCGGCGTCTCCGCATCGTTCGGATTCCAAGCAGACGTCATCATCGCGGAGACCGGTGCGGCTATCGGCTTCGCAGGCCGGCGAGTCATCGATCAGACGATCCGTCAGAAACTGCCCGAAGGCTTCCAGTCGGCCGAGTTCTTGCTCGAACACGGTCAAGTCGACATGGTCGTGCGGCGCACCGAGCTCAAGGGCTGCCTCACGAACGTGCTCCGGTTGCTGACGATGAAGGTGCCGGCATGA
- a CDS encoding RsmE family RNA methyltransferase — MSAPRFFVDGPVTAGATIALRSDDAHHASHVLRMRADAPIVVVAAGVAWDAVMATADCKTAHILRPSPDSGGDIGIDVTVLQALIKGAKFDDVVEKCVELGASRIVPMRCERSESDASAHKVDRWRRIARAAAQQSRRNIVPAVDDVRSFAEAVSAIGVPLLVASERAPKGSLADALRAHAGSTALAIAVGPEGSFSDAELAAAKNAGAEFVSLGPAILRTETAAAALLAAIASARVW, encoded by the coding sequence ATGAGCGCCCCGCGTTTTTTCGTCGACGGCCCCGTCACGGCCGGCGCCACCATCGCGCTCCGTTCGGATGACGCGCATCATGCCTCGCACGTGCTGAGGATGCGCGCGGATGCGCCGATCGTCGTCGTCGCCGCCGGCGTCGCATGGGATGCCGTCATGGCGACTGCCGACTGCAAGACGGCCCATATACTTCGTCCGTCGCCGGACAGCGGCGGCGACATCGGGATCGACGTCACGGTATTGCAAGCGCTCATCAAAGGTGCGAAGTTCGACGACGTCGTCGAGAAATGCGTCGAGCTCGGCGCGAGTCGCATCGTACCGATGCGATGCGAGCGGAGCGAATCGGATGCGTCGGCGCACAAAGTCGATCGGTGGCGGCGCATCGCGCGCGCGGCCGCGCAGCAGTCGCGGCGGAATATCGTGCCGGCGGTCGACGACGTGCGATCGTTTGCCGAAGCGGTGTCAGCCATCGGGGTGCCGCTCCTCGTCGCATCGGAGCGCGCTCCAAAAGGTTCGCTCGCCGATGCGCTCCGCGCACACGCCGGCTCGACGGCTTTGGCGATCGCGGTCGGCCCGGAGGGAAGCTTCAGCGACGCTGAGCTCGCCGCCGCCAAGAATGCTGGTGCTGAATTCGTGTCGTTGGGGCCGGCGATCTTGCGGACGGAAACCGCAGCCGCTGCGTTGCTTGCGGCGATCGCCTCAGCACGCGTCTGGTAA
- a CDS encoding 50S ribosomal protein L11 methyltransferase, with product MKWRRLTLRVGAAAVEQANALLAAATGAQTSVEEIAPRGGFGSDAERRPSHFRVAAYVSGERAAHAERALRAALARARRLRLFKGVRASAATVRDEDWATGWKRYYKPLRVARDAFVVPSWRRDFTPPRGARAIVLDPGMAFGTGQHATTKMALDLLLERVRPGAIVIDVGCGSGILGIAAAQRGARVYACDQDLIAVAATRENFRANGVRAAAVKRASGIPKTFPRAILVVANITADVLEPLAPELVAALRKGGSLVTSGVTRRGRRTLLDAFARRGLRLDVERRSGEWFAFAHVKER from the coding sequence ATGAAGTGGCGGCGCCTGACGTTGCGCGTCGGCGCTGCAGCCGTCGAGCAGGCGAACGCGCTGCTCGCCGCGGCGACCGGGGCGCAAACGTCGGTCGAAGAGATCGCCCCTCGCGGCGGATTCGGATCGGACGCCGAAAGGCGTCCGTCGCATTTCCGCGTCGCCGCCTACGTCAGCGGCGAGCGCGCGGCGCACGCGGAAAGAGCGTTGCGGGCTGCGCTCGCGCGGGCGCGGCGGCTGCGACTCTTCAAAGGCGTGCGCGCATCTGCGGCGACGGTGCGTGACGAGGATTGGGCGACCGGTTGGAAGCGCTACTACAAGCCGCTGCGAGTTGCGCGCGATGCGTTTGTCGTTCCGTCGTGGCGGCGCGATTTCACGCCGCCGCGCGGAGCGCGAGCGATCGTCCTCGATCCCGGGATGGCATTCGGCACGGGGCAGCACGCGACGACGAAAATGGCTCTCGATCTGCTGCTCGAGCGAGTTCGCCCGGGTGCGATCGTCATCGACGTCGGCTGCGGCTCAGGCATCCTCGGCATCGCCGCGGCGCAACGTGGTGCTCGCGTCTATGCATGCGACCAAGACTTGATCGCGGTCGCCGCGACGCGCGAGAACTTCCGCGCGAACGGTGTCCGCGCGGCGGCAGTGAAGCGCGCCTCGGGGATCCCGAAGACGTTTCCGCGCGCGATTCTTGTCGTCGCGAACATCACCGCCGACGTCCTGGAACCGCTGGCGCCCGAACTCGTTGCCGCGCTGCGCAAAGGTGGCTCGCTCGTCACGAGCGGCGTGACTCGACGCGGGCGGCGCACGCTCCTCGATGCATTCGCGCGGCGCGGACTGCGTCTCGACGTCGAGCGCCGCAGCGGCGAATGGTTCGCATTCGCGCACGTGAAAGAGCGCTGA
- a CDS encoding DUF4336 domain-containing protein: MRISMFDQIADGLWCHRAQYRFGALEFPHAVTVMREHDGGLIVHSPAKVDDATRDALESLGRVSTIVWPSWWHDLYLRAWADAYPDARLFVAPDLARKAAGLSNVRSLSESSDVDVDVEIIAVDGLNVWLDEFVLLHRPSKTLVVADLVVNVGPDLPFPTNTFFALMGARSGPFIPWFYPIVTRDKRRLRSQLDRIAALDFDRLIVGHGDNILANARTAFASAVDRLRL, translated from the coding sequence ATGCGAATATCGATGTTCGATCAGATAGCTGACGGCCTCTGGTGCCATCGCGCGCAGTATCGTTTCGGTGCGCTCGAGTTTCCGCACGCGGTGACCGTGATGCGCGAACATGATGGCGGACTGATCGTCCACTCGCCCGCGAAGGTCGACGATGCGACGCGCGACGCTTTGGAGTCGCTCGGCCGCGTTTCGACGATCGTTTGGCCGAGCTGGTGGCACGATCTCTACCTGCGCGCGTGGGCGGACGCGTATCCCGATGCTCGACTCTTCGTCGCACCAGACCTTGCGCGCAAGGCGGCAGGCCTGTCAAACGTGCGCAGCTTGTCCGAGTCGAGCGACGTCGATGTAGACGTCGAGATCATCGCGGTCGACGGTCTCAACGTGTGGCTCGACGAGTTCGTCCTCTTGCACCGTCCGAGCAAGACGCTGGTCGTCGCGGATCTGGTCGTTAACGTGGGGCCCGATCTGCCGTTTCCGACGAACACGTTCTTCGCGCTCATGGGTGCGAGATCGGGGCCGTTCATCCCGTGGTTCTATCCTATCGTCACACGCGACAAGCGACGCTTGCGATCGCAGCTCGATCGAATCGCAGCGCTCGACTTCGACCGGCTCATCGTCGGCCATGGTGACAACATCCTCGCAAATGCGCGCACGGCCTTCGCCTCGGCCGTCGACCGGTTGCGATTATAG
- a CDS encoding polyprenol monophosphomannose synthase, which translates to MSNGHTVSVVIPTYNEAGGIERLIAGLTDVFSKATIKGEIVIVDDNSPDGTGALVDGLASKFPVRCVHRAGKLGLSSAVIDGWATCTSDILGCMDGDFSHDPSIIPELVGSIERGECELAIGSRYVKGGGITNWPLRRRITSSVAISLAKPLTPVKDITSGYFFCKRSVIDGVKLDPIGFKIGLEVIAKGKYQKAKEVPYVFTDRTHGSSKLNSGEIFNYLKQLRKLYFGDRNGRRG; encoded by the coding sequence GTGTCAAACGGTCATACCGTTTCCGTCGTCATCCCGACATATAATGAAGCCGGTGGGATCGAGCGGCTCATCGCCGGCCTGACGGATGTCTTCTCCAAAGCCACCATCAAAGGCGAGATCGTGATCGTCGACGACAATTCGCCGGACGGTACCGGCGCGCTCGTCGATGGTCTCGCTTCGAAGTTTCCGGTGCGCTGCGTCCACCGCGCAGGCAAGCTCGGTCTGTCGTCGGCCGTCATCGACGGATGGGCGACGTGCACGTCCGATATCCTCGGCTGCATGGACGGCGACTTCAGCCACGATCCGTCGATCATACCGGAACTCGTCGGCAGCATCGAGCGCGGCGAGTGCGAGCTCGCGATCGGCAGCCGTTACGTCAAAGGCGGCGGCATCACGAACTGGCCGCTGCGCAGACGCATCACGTCGAGCGTCGCGATCTCGCTCGCGAAACCGTTGACGCCCGTGAAGGACATCACGTCCGGTTATTTCTTCTGCAAGCGATCGGTTATCGACGGCGTCAAGCTCGATCCGATCGGATTCAAGATCGGGCTCGAAGTCATCGCGAAAGGGAAGTATCAGAAAGCGAAGGAAGTGCCGTACGTCTTCACAGATCGCACGCACGGCTCGAGCAAGCTGAACAGCGGCGAGATCTTCAACTACCTCAAGCAGCTGCGCAAGCTCTATTTCGGCGACCGCAACGGAAGGCGAGGGTAA